Part of the Streptomyces antimycoticus genome, ACACTTGGCAGCGCCTCACGGCACGCGCCCGGGACGGTGTGCCCGACCCCGAACTGGAGGCCGCCTACCTCCAGTACAGCCGCTACCTGATGATCTCCGGCTCGCGCGACAGCCTTCCCCTGAACCTCCAGGGCCTGTGGCTGGACGGCAACGACCCGGACTGGATGGGCGACTACCACACCGACATCAACATCCAGATGAACTACTGGATGGCCGACCGGGCGGGCCTGTCCGCGTGCTTCGACGCCTTCGCCGACTACTGCCTCGCCCAGCTTCCGTCCTGGACCGAGCTCACCCACGACCTCTTCAACGACCCGCGCAACCGCTACCGCAACTCCACCGGGAAGGTCGGCGGCTGGGCCGTGGCCTTCTCCACCAACATCCACGGTGGAAGCGGCTGGTGGTGGCATCCCGCGGGCAACGCCTGGCTGAGCAACAGCCTGTACGAGCACTACGAGTACACCCAGTCGCGGGAGTATCTGGCGAAGATCTACCCACTGCTCAAGGGCGCCTGTGAGTTCTGGGAGGCGCGGCTGCTCACCACCACCCTCCCCGGCACCTCCAAGGAGGTGCTGATCGACGACAGCGACTGGTCGCCCGAACACGGCCCGCAGGACGCCAAGGGCAACACCTATTCCCAGGAGCTGGTGTGGGCCCTGTTCGGTAACTTCGCCGCCGCGGCCGCCGAGCTGAAGAAGGACACCGGCTACGCGGACACGATCAGCTCGCTGCGCAAGAAGCTGTACTTGCCGGAGGTGAGCCCGAAGACCGGATGGCTCCAGGAATGGATGTCCCCCGACAACCTCGGCGAGACCACCCACCGCCATCTGTCCGTCCTGATCGGCCTGTTCCCCGGCGACCGCATCCGCCCCGACGGCTCCACTCCCCAGGAGATCGTGGACGGGGCCACCGCCCTGCTCACCGCGCGCGGCATGGACAGCTTCGGCTGGGCCAACGCCTGGCGCGCCCTGTGCTGGGCGCGGCTGAAGAACGCCGACAAGGCATACCAGCTCATCGCCAACAACCTCCGCCCCTCCATCGGCGGCAGCAACGGCACCGCGTTCAACCTCTTCGACATCTATGAGGTCGAGAAGGGCCGTGGCATCTTCCAGATCGACGCCAACTTCGGCACCCCGGCCGCCATCAGCGAGATGCTGCTGTACTCCCGCCCCGGCCACCTGGAACTGCTTCCCGCCCTGCCCGACGCCTGGGCCGCCTCCGGCTCGGTGACGGGACTGGCCGCGCGGGGCGGCTTCGTCGTCGATCTGCGCTGGAAGCAGGGGGTGCCGACGTCGGTCCGGATCCACAGCGTCGGCGGCCGCACCACGACGGTGGCCCACGGCGGCACCTCCCGTACGATCCGCCTGGCGCCCGGCGAGTCCCACACGCTGAACGGGTTCGCCCGATGACGGCCCGCCGCGCCGCCCTCGGCGGCGCGGCCGCCGCACTGCTCGCGGCCGCCGCCCTCCACGCCACCCCCGCCGAGGCGGCGGGCAGCCGGCACGACGTCGTCACCTGGGCGGCGAGCGCGGATCGTCTGGGGGACGGGACACCGGACCGCGGCTACCGGATGGTCGTGCACACCAGCGTCGGCGGCAGCGATCTGCGCATCCGTCTCTCCAACGCCTTCGGCGACCGGCCGCTGACCCTCGACAGCGTCTACGCCGGTGTTCAGAAGTCGGGTGCCGAGCTGAAGCCGGGCAGCAACCGGCGGCTGACCTTCGGTGGCGGGCGCTCCGTCACCGTCCCGGCGGGCGGGACCGTGCTCAGCGACGCCCTGCCCGGCGGACTGCCCGCCGCGACCAACCTGGTCGTCAGCCTCCACACCCCCGACGCCGCCGGTCCGGCCACGGGGCACGGGATGGCGATGCAGACGTCGTACACGACCCAGGGCGATCACACGGGAGAGGAGAGCGCCACCCACTGGACGGAGACCACCGGCTCCTGGTTCTACCTCGACGCCGTCACCGTCCGCACGTCCGCCGCCACCGGGGCCGTGGTGGCGCTCGGCGACTCGATCACCGACGGCTGGCAGTCCACCACCGACCTCAACCGCCGCTGGCCCGACTACCTTGCGCGCCGGTTGCAGAAGGCGGCCTCCGACGTCCGGGGAGTGGCGAACGAGGGGATCTCCGGCAACAAGGTCCTCGCCGACGGCGCCGGGCAGAGCGCCCTGAACCGGCTCGACCGCGATGTGCTGTCCCTTCCGGGTGTGCGGACCGTGTTCCTCTTCGAGGGGGTCAACGACATCAAGGCGCACACCGGTGTCACCGCCGCGGACATGATCGACGGCTACCGCCAGATCATCGCGCGGGCGCACGCGGCCGGGAAGTGCGTGGTCGGCGCCACCGTGGGCCCCTTCAAGGGCTGGTCCGAATGGGACGCAGCCGCCGAGCGGGTACGCCAGGACGTCAACGCCTTCGTCCGCGGCAGTGGCGAGTTCGACGCGGTCACCGACTTCGACCGCGTCCTGCGCAGCCCCTACGACCCCGAGCGGGTGCTGCCGTTCCTCGACAACGGCGACCATCTGCACCCCAACGACAAGGGCATGCAGGCGATGGCCGACGCCATCGACCTCACGGCGCTCGACTGCACCGGCGGCCCGCGCTCCACGGGCTGAACACGGGCCGGTGGCCTCACGGGCTGAACACGGGCCGGTGGTGGCCGGGCGCGGCTGGTGGAACGCCGCGCCCGGCCACCCGGCTCGATGGGATGCGCCGGTCATGCCTCTGTCGTCGCGGAAGACCGGCGCGCCCGTCTCACTGCTCGCCGGGGCGGCGTGCCGGAGGCGGTGGGGGCAGGACCTCGCCCGAGATGAAGCGGCCCGGCCGGAAGTCCTGCAGCAGGGGGGACTCATGGCCGTAGAGCTCGTCCGCGACCAGTCGGCCGAGCAGCGGGGCGAGGGTGATGCCGCTGTGGGTCGCCACCACGTAGAACGGAACGTCGGTGGCGGGGAAGCCCGCCACCGTGAAACCGTCGCCCGGCATGGCGCGTTGGCCGACCCGGACCTTCTCCACGACGGTGCCCTCGGCGGCGTTCAGCACCTCGGGCAGACGGGCCAGCATGTCGGTGGCGATCTCGCCGTCGGGCGCGTACGGCGTGGCGGGGTCCGCGGCCGCGTCCAGGTCCAGGGTCTGGAGCAGCAGACGGCCACCGCCGTCGGGGCGGACGTTGAGCCGCGGGCCGGTCAGGACGCGGGACAGACGCGCGGCCGTCGGTGCGGTGGTGGCGAGGAAGCCGACCGTCGCCGAGCCCGCGAGATCCGGGTCGGCCATGGGGACGTGCGCACCCGCCAGCTCGGCCACGCCCTGCGTCCACCGGCCCGCGCAGCTCACCACCGTGTCCGCCACGTAGCGGCCGCCGTCGGCGCAGATCACGGCCGTTCCCGCCGGGCCGTGCTCGATCGCGGTCACCCTGGCGCCGCCGATCACCCTCACGCCCCGGTCCCTGGCCCCGCCCAGCAGCCGGGACAGCAGCAGCACGGGCAGCGTGTACGCCTCATGGGGAAAGAAGGCGAACACGGCGTCCGACGGTGTCGCCGCGAGGTCCGGCTCCAGCTTCCCGGCCTGTTCCGCGGTGATCCACTCCACCGGGTAGTCCCTGGCCGTCAGCCGCGCCACCCGCCCGGCCAGCACCTCCTTGTGCCGGTCCGTTACCGCCCACTCCAGGTTCCCGACGGGGAAGAACCATGGCGCGCCGTCCCCGGCCAGCTCGTCGTGTGCGCGCATACCGGCGTGGTTGAGCGCGAAGTACGGCTCGGGCTCCTTGTTCGCGCTGTTGATCCAGGCGAATGAGTTCGCGGTGGTGCCCGCTCCGGGGTGATCCGCCTCGAGCACGGTGACCCGGGCGCCACGCGCGGCCAGTTCCGCCGCCACGGCCGCGCCCACCACTCCGGCTCCGATGACCACAACTCGCACGGGAATCCTCCTTGGCACGGGGTCAGTACACGGGGTCACTAGACGGGGTCACTGCTCGGGGTCGGCCCCGAAGAGATGAGCGACGCCGACGACGCGCTCGATGATGACGACGGCCACCGCGGCGAAGAGCACCATCACGGTGCCGACGGCGGTCACGGTCGGGTCGTAGTTGTACTGGAGGTAGTTGAAGATCCGCACCGGCAGGGTCTGCATGTCCGTGGTCACCACGAACAGCGCGATCGTCAGGTCGTCGAAGGACGTGATCAGGGCGAAGAACGCCCCCGCGATCAGCGGCCCGCGCACGGCGGGCAGCGTCACATGCCAGAACACCTGCGGCGCCTTCGCACCCAGACCGGCAGCCGCCAGCTCAGCCGAACGGTCGAGCCCGGCGAGACCGGCCAGCACCAGGCGCACCGTGTACGGGACGGTCAGCACCAGATGCGCCAGCAGCAGGGTGAGCGGGCTGGACGCCATGCCGAGCTGGGCGTACCACTGGAGCAGCCCGATGCCGAGCACGATCGTCGGCACGGCGAACGCGCTCGAGAACACCCTGTCCAGCACCGACTTCCCCGGGAACGGGTAGCGGTGGATGGCCAGCCCCGCCGCGAGCCCCAGCGCCGTGGACACCACGGCCGCTCCCGCCGCCACGCCGATGCTGAGGAGGAAGGAGTCCAGGAACTCGGGCCGGTTCAGCAGCTCCGCGTACCAGTGCAGGGTCAGCCCCTTGGGCGGGAAGGTGACATAGCTGGTCGTGGTGAGCGACGAGGCGATGGTGACGAGCACGGGCGCCAGCAGGAACAGCCCGACGAGGGCGGCGAACCCAGCCCCGAGCAGGCGCTTCGCGCGCTCGCCCACGCCCTTGGCGATGGGCTTGCCCCCGGCCCCGCCCGCCGCCTTGTTCGTCGCCGGTGCGGTGGTTGCGGTTGCCGTGTTCACGCGAACACCTCCTTGCCGCCACGCCCGCGCAGCAGCCGGGCGTACACGGCCGTCAGAATCGTCGTCACCACGATCAGCACGAAGCCGATCGCCGCCGCGTACGGCCAGTTCAGGTTGGACGTCGCCTCGGTGTAGACGAAGTACGGCATCAGCTTCACCGTGGGTCCGCCCAGAATCGCCGGGGTGACGAAGCTGGAGACGGTCAGACTGAACACGATCAGCGAACCGGCGAGCATCCCCGGCAAGGACAGCGGGACGGTGATCCGCCAGAAGCAGGTCCAGCCGCTCGCCCCCAGGCCCTTGGCCGCGGGCGTGAGGGCCGGGTCGATCCGGTCCAGGCTGCCCATCAACGGGAGCACCATATAGGCGAGCATCACATGCACCATGCCGACGACGACCGCGGTGTCGTTGTACAGCATCTTCGGCGCGTCCAGGCCCACGGCGTGGAACCCGTCCGCGATCGGTCCCTTCGGCCCGAGCAGCACCAGCCACCCGTACGCCCTGGTCACCATGGAGATGAGCAGCGGCGACAGCAGCACGAGGGAGAGGTAGTTGCGCGCCCTGGGCGAGCGTCCGCGCAGATAGACGGCGAACGGATAGCCCACGACGAGGCAGCCGAGGGTGGTCAGCGCGCCGATCCACAGGGTGTGCCACAGCACGTCCCGGTAGAAGGAGTCCCCGAGGAACCGTGTGTAGTTCTGCAGAGTGGGGTCGCCCGCCTGGGTGCGGAAGCTGTTGTACACCAGCATGAACAGCGGTGCGATGAAGAGCAGGGCGAGCACGGCGATGGCGGGGGAGGCCAGCAGCAGCCCGGTGCGCCAGGGGCCGCGCGCCGTGACCTTCTGGGAAACCTTCGGGGTCGGCGCGGAGTCGTCGGGCCTCAGGGCCGGGCCGTCAGCGATGCGTGCTGTGGCTGCCATGCGCAGATCACCTCCTCGCCCAGCCTGGGCACCTCGGAACCGAACGGCAGCGTTGCCTCGACGCGTCCCGCGGCCGTGGCCACGACGCAGCGGATGCGGGTGCCGAGGAAGCGGGTGGCCTCGACGGTGCCGGGAAGTCCCGGCTGCGCCGCCTTGTCGATGCGTGTTCTGTCCGAGCGGCCCTCCTCGGATGCGGCCAGCACCCGCACGGCCTCCGGCCGCACATAGAGCCGTACCGCCTCGCCGTCGCCCGGCGCGGTGCCGACCGGTGTCGCCGTGACGAGATGGGTGTCACCGATCCGGCAGCGGTGCCCTTCGGCGGCCGCCCCCGCCGCGATCCCGTCGAGCACATTGACCTCGCCGACGAACTGCGCCACGAAGTCCGTGGCCGGACGCAGATACACGGTCTCGGGGGCGTCCAGCTGATGGATCGTCCCCTCGGCCATCACCGCGATCCGGTCCGACACCGCGAGCGCCTCGTCCTGATCGTGGGTGACCAGAATGGTGGTGGTGCCCACCCGGCGCTGGAGGGCGGCGACCTCCTCGCGCAGGCGCACCCTGAGCTGGGCGTCGAGGTTGGAGAACGGCTCGTCGAGCAGCAGCAGGTCGGGTTCCACGATCAGCGCCCTGGCCAGGGCCGTGCGCTGGCGCTGTCCGCCGGAGAGCTGGCGCGGATAGCGCTCACCCATGCCGTCGAGCCCCACCAGCTCCAGGGCCTCGGCCGCCCTGCGCCTGCGCTGGGCGGCTCCGACCTTGCGCATCCGCAGGCCGAACGCGATGTTCTCCGCCACCGTCATATGGGGGAACAGGGCGTAGGACTGGAAGACCATGCCCATGGCCCGCCGGTTCGCGGGGAGCCGGGTGATGTCGCGGCCGTCCACCTCCACCACGCCGGAGTCGGGCAGCAGATGGCCCGCCACCATGTTCAGCGTGGTGCTCTTGCCACATCCCGACGGACCGAGCAGGGTGAGGAACTCCCCGGGCTCCATCGTCAGGTCGATACCGCGTACGACCTCCTTGCCGCCCAGGGCCTTGTGGATCCCCTGGAGGACCAGCCGCCCGCGGGTGCTCCCTGCCCGTGCGGCGGTGTCCGGCCCGGCCGGTGCGGCCTCCTTGCCCACGGTTTCCGTCCCCGCGGTCACTTGCTCTCCACCTGCTTGTTCCACTGGTCGGTCCAGGCGGAGCGGTTCTTGTTGATGGTCTTCCAGTCGAGCCTCAGCAGGGAGTCCACCTTGTCGGCGCTGACGACCTTGTTCTTCAGGGCGGGGTCCTCCTTGACGCCCTTGACCACCGAGCCGTCGTAGGTCGCCTTGGCCAGCGTCTGCTGGACGGACGGCTCCAGCAGATGGGCGACGAACTTCTGGGCCACCTCCTCATGCGGTGCCTTCTTCACCACGTTCGCCGTGGTCACCAGGCCGATGGCACCGTCCTTCGGGTAGACGAACTCGATGGGGAAGTCCTTCTCCGCGAGCGTCGAGGTCCGCGACACCCCCCACACCGAGGCGGCGGCCTGGCCCTGGAGGAAGTAGTTGGACACATCGGCGGTGGTGTCGAACGTCGCCGCGTTCTGGGCGATCTTCTTGACCGCCGTGAGGCCGGGGTCGACATCCTTCTCCGAGCCGCCGTTCGCCTTGGACGCGCCGACCAGCAGCCCCACCCCATAGGTGTTGGTGATCGACGGAAGGACCACCTTGTCCTTCAGCTTGGGGTTGGCCAGGTCCTCCCAGGTGGTGGGCTTGGGGATGCCGTGATCCTCGAACCACTCGGGGTTGTAGGCGATGCCCGTGGCCGTCAGCCCGAACCCCACCCCCGAGTTGTTCTCCATCCGGGCGATCGGCACCACATCGTCCACCGGCACCACCTTGGGGTCGACCGACGCGAGCAGCCCGGCCTCCAGCGCCTGCGCCTGGGGACCGTCGTCCACCAGCGCGACGTCGATCTGCGGGTTGGCGCGCTGCGCCTTGAGCTTGGCGACGGTGTCGGTGGAGGAGCCGGGGATATAGGTGACCTTGCAGCCGCAGCTCTTCTCGAACGCGGGCAGTACCGAGTCGCGGAACGCCGTTTCGAACGAGCCGCCGTAGCCGGCCACCACCAAGGCGCCCCCGCTGCCGCCACCGGCGGCGGGATTGGGAGAGCCACAGCCGGTGAGGGCGATGGTGAGAGCGAGGGCACTGGACACGGCACACAGGGCGGGCAGGGCTGATCGGGGGAATCCATGGCTACCTCCTGCGATGAGGGATGGAAGTGCCGTTCCCGCGACCGGAGGAGGCGGGAGGGTGGGTGAAGCGATGTGGGGTCCGGGGCGTCGCGCGGTGCGCGAGGGGACGAGGAAAGAGAGGGTATGGGGGCGAACGGGGTCAGCCGAGCGGGCCGGGGAGCGAGGTCTCCACGTAGAAGCGGGAAGTGTCGGTCGGCAGGATGATTTCGAGGTGTTCGACCACCTCGTCGTTCTCCGCCCAGGTGACGCGCAGCCAGCGGAAGACCGCGGTACCCGGTTTCAGGCCGAAGAGCTCGGCATGCTCCTCGTCCAGGGCGTACGGCTCCACGTAGAGCCGTGAGCGTTGCAGGGGCACTCCGCGGTCGCGGAGGTACATATGGCTCGTGATGGTGACCAGGTCCTGGTCCAGCAGGTCGGGGGCGATCCGGAAGGGCAGCACGGCGAGCTCCGTGCCGGTCACGCGGCTGCCGTCCGCGCTCAGCTTGTGGCGATCGAGTTGTACGACGGCGTCGTTGTCGTCCAGGCCGGGCAGCCGCAGGGCCGCGCCACCCGCGGGCAGGACCTTGGCGCTGATCACTCGGTGGTCGCCGTGGGTTTCCGGCCCGCTGGTCAGCACGCCCGCGGAGCGGAGCAGGTTTTCCTCATCGGTGGTCTGTGCGACAAACGTGCCGTGCCTGCGGTACCGGACGACCAGCCCGGCGTCCGCGAGGTCGCGCAGCGCGCGCTGCACGGTGATTCGCGAGACGCCGAACTGTTCTCCGAGCTCGGCTTCGGTGGGCACCCGGGTCCCGGGTGCCCACCGGCCGTCCCGGATGTTTCCCTCCAGCTCCCTGCGGATCTGCTCGTACAGCGGGAGGTCACGTTCGGCCATGCGAAGAGAGTGATCTCTATCAATTGCTATGTCAATACGTTGGATGGATATGACGTAGGGCCGTAACGCATCCTCCGCGCCGGACGCGGCGGGAAACGTCTCCGCAACGCGGTTGGGGGTGGGAGACGGGCCCTGGCGTCAGCCGCTTACCAGGGACACCCGGTCTTACGTCACCTGTGGCTCAGGCGCGCGGGGTGCCGACATCGGCAGGGGAATCCCCTGGAACACGCCGTCCGGGTCGACGGTGTCCTTCACCGCGAGCAGCCGGGCGGGTGTTGCCACCGAAGACGTGAGGGATCTGGTCGGTGGCATCAGGCCCCAGCAGGTTCGCGTAGCCGCCGGCGAAGCATGTGGCTCCAGCGCGGCCGAGGCGGCATCGGCCCAGGCGGCGTGCCGGCCGCCGTCCGTCTCCGGCGTCCACATCGCGATGACCTCGGCCATCATGGGGGGCTTGCGCAGCGCGAAGGCCGTCTCCTCCCACGGGACGCGGGTGGCCGCTCCGTGGAAGTGGTGCACCGAGAAGGCCGACAGGGGTGAGGTCATCGTCTTGGCGCCTTGCACCAGGGCGTCCACCACCTCAGGGATGTGGCGGGGGAGGGAGCGCGTACGGAGGCTGACGTACCGCCCGTCCGGGAACATCGTGTCCCGTGCGGCTATCGCGGTCGCGAACGAACCGGTCTCGAACTCGGCACCCCGGGGGTGCCCAGGCGCGTCAGCCGCTGTACTGGACCGGATGGATCCGTGCCGACGGCCGGTTCGCCGGACCAGGTTGGCCACAGCATGGCCATCGGTACCCCGTCGGGCCCGTTGATGATTCCGGTCTGAACCGTCAACTCGTCCGGACAGTCCAAGAGGAGTTCCTCCAGCCGCGCGAAGACCTTCGGGGCCTGCCGCAACGGATAGAGCACCATCCCGGTGACCACGGCGGGCACCGTATGCAGCCGGATCTCCATGGACGTCACCACGCCGAAGTTGCCACCTCCGCCGCGCAGGGTCGGTCCGGCCATGCCCACGGTGCCGATGGTGCCGGTGGCGGCGACCATGCCGTACGGGTCGGCGGCGGAGAGCACATGGTTCGTCCTGGCCCCTCCGGCAACGGTCGCCCGGCGGCCTCCACATCGACGTGCCCCGAGGACATCGGGGTCAGATCCAGCGTCAGTCCCTGGTCGCTGAGGGCACGTCCCGCCCAGTCATGGCCTCCGCCCCGCACCGAGAGCGGCAACCCCAACTCCCGAGCGGCCCGGACTCCTGTCTGTACCTCGGCGGTCGATGTGTAGCGCGGCAGAATCGCGGGCCGGGAGGCGACCGCGCCGTTCCAGAGCGCGGTGCCCGCCGCGTACTCGGGACCCGCGGTGAGGACCCGATCGGCAGGCAGGTGCGCCTTCAGCGCCGCCACCGCCCTCTGCTGATTCTGTGGGGTGACTGTCATGCCTTGCTCCATAGGTACATCAACATATGCGTGAGCCGGAACTCATGCGGTGGCACATATCCCATCGCGGGAAATCAGGTTCGGATCACAAGCGGAGGACACGATCGGCGGCGCGTGCCGCGTGATAGGCGAATTCCCAGAAGTCCATATGTCCGATGGCCAGGTTCACATGCATCAGATTGACATCCGGGGGCGTCAGGCGGAATGCGCGGTCGAGCTCCATGTCCCCGTCCTCCAGTTCCTGGCTTCTGGTCGAAACCGCGAGCAGGGGGTGGTCGCCGGTCATGGTGGCGGCATCGGCCAAGAACACGACTTCGAGCGCGGGTTCGGCGGCGGCAGCGGATATCACGTCGTCCGGACCCGCCCCGGCGAACGCACGGTCGTCGAGCAGGAAGGTGCGCACCTCGAAACCGTTGTCGTCGGGCTGGTTGAGCAGACCGACGACTGTCCGCCACGCCGCGTCGTCCGAGTAGTCCGTACGCACGACAAGGGCTTCGGCTTCGAAGTCGTGATGGGTGAAATCGATGGTCGGTAGCATGGCGGTGTCATGCATGGGAAGTCCTCTTCTTATCGCTTGATGTGGCTCCTGCCTTTTCCGGTGAGAATTGCAGGAGCGTGACCGAGTGTGCTGGGAACGTCCAGGTCAGGGAGGTGCCGTGGGTCGTGGCGCGAGACTTTTTGATGGTGACGGCGTCGGGGTGTTCGGCGTCGTTGAAGTCGTGATAGGTCCTGCCCGCCACCACGGATACGTCGACCGTCGTGGCATGCTGAAAACTTCCCAGATCGACCCGGGACTGGGATGCCATATAGAGGGCATGCGACATGGCGCAGGAGTATTCGGGATAGTCCTTGGGACCTCTCCGTGGTGTCCGTCGCCGAAGCGGATTCTTCCGCTGCGCGGGTCGAAGGTGTAGACGGGGTCGTCCGCTCCGGCCGAGGCGAGATCGGCGACCTCGCGCCATGTGGTGTCTCCGACGCGGATGGTCTGGCTCTTGGACACGACGACGGGTATTCCCTCTTGCGCCTCCACCTGGCGGGTCCGGTCCGCCTGGGGGCCGATGGCCCCCTTCCAGTTGAACAGGTTGGAGGAGGTGCCGCCGGGATACCGGATCATCCCGACCCCGGCCTTCTTGATCTTTCCGACGATGCCCGGGGCGGGGCGGTTGTGCTTCGGGTCCCACATCCCGTAGGCGTCGTCGTACCACTTGGCCCCGTTCACCCCGGTCATGAAGGGGCTGACCTTGAACGATTGCCGCTGGGCGTCGACGGCGATGACCGGCACACCGTCCGGGCCGCTCGACCCCGTCAGGTCGTCCGGGGTACACCCGG contains:
- a CDS encoding glycosyl hydrolase family 95 catalytic domain-containing protein; this encodes MNPRPTDAGSEPSSEPSRAPGSDDPSRRTALSLAATAGLTAALGALPAFTASAAPRRPADTPPLTGTSHDRLWWQAPGDEGSLIEQGLPVGNGRLGALAGNDPGRELLLITDATMWTGGLNDTLDADGQFPYGRGDFGSFTLLARLTVDIPDHDLSGVNGYRRGLDLAQGLVTSSYVRSGVTYRRQVFASHPDDAIVLHFTQSGGGHYTGTITLGGTHGEKPSNAESFGASFPNGLRYGAAVTAYGSGGRVRVNGTRIDFSGCKDLTVVVSGGTNYVPDAEREYRDPSLDPEKLARTKVRDAARHSADTLRRTHIADYRGLYEKFTLSLGSSTDAQRSLDTWQRLTARARDGVPDPELEAAYLQYSRYLMISGSRDSLPLNLQGLWLDGNDPDWMGDYHTDINIQMNYWMADRAGLSACFDAFADYCLAQLPSWTELTHDLFNDPRNRYRNSTGKVGGWAVAFSTNIHGGSGWWWHPAGNAWLSNSLYEHYEYTQSREYLAKIYPLLKGACEFWEARLLTTTLPGTSKEVLIDDSDWSPEHGPQDAKGNTYSQELVWALFGNFAAAAAELKKDTGYADTISSLRKKLYLPEVSPKTGWLQEWMSPDNLGETTHRHLSVLIGLFPGDRIRPDGSTPQEIVDGATALLTARGMDSFGWANAWRALCWARLKNADKAYQLIANNLRPSIGGSNGTAFNLFDIYEVEKGRGIFQIDANFGTPAAISEMLLYSRPGHLELLPALPDAWAASGSVTGLAARGGFVVDLRWKQGVPTSVRIHSVGGRTTTVAHGGTSRTIRLAPGESHTLNGFAR
- a CDS encoding SGNH/GDSL hydrolase family protein gives rise to the protein MTARRAALGGAAAALLAAAALHATPAEAAGSRHDVVTWAASADRLGDGTPDRGYRMVVHTSVGGSDLRIRLSNAFGDRPLTLDSVYAGVQKSGAELKPGSNRRLTFGGGRSVTVPAGGTVLSDALPGGLPAATNLVVSLHTPDAAGPATGHGMAMQTSYTTQGDHTGEESATHWTETTGSWFYLDAVTVRTSAATGAVVALGDSITDGWQSTTDLNRRWPDYLARRLQKAASDVRGVANEGISGNKVLADGAGQSALNRLDRDVLSLPGVRTVFLFEGVNDIKAHTGVTAADMIDGYRQIIARAHAAGKCVVGATVGPFKGWSEWDAAAERVRQDVNAFVRGSGEFDAVTDFDRVLRSPYDPERVLPFLDNGDHLHPNDKGMQAMADAIDLTALDCTGGPRSTG
- a CDS encoding NAD(P)/FAD-dependent oxidoreductase produces the protein MRVVVIGAGVVGAAVAAELAARGARVTVLEADHPGAGTTANSFAWINSANKEPEPYFALNHAGMRAHDELAGDGAPWFFPVGNLEWAVTDRHKEVLAGRVARLTARDYPVEWITAEQAGKLEPDLAATPSDAVFAFFPHEAYTLPVLLLSRLLGGARDRGVRVIGGARVTAIEHGPAGTAVICADGGRYVADTVVSCAGRWTQGVAELAGAHVPMADPDLAGSATVGFLATTAPTAARLSRVLTGPRLNVRPDGGGRLLLQTLDLDAAADPATPYAPDGEIATDMLARLPEVLNAAEGTVVEKVRVGQRAMPGDGFTVAGFPATDVPFYVVATHSGITLAPLLGRLVADELYGHESPLLQDFRPGRFISGEVLPPPPPARRPGEQ
- a CDS encoding ABC transporter permease, with product MNTATATTAPATNKAAGGAGGKPIAKGVGERAKRLLGAGFAALVGLFLLAPVLVTIASSLTTTSYVTFPPKGLTLHWYAELLNRPEFLDSFLLSIGVAAGAAVVSTALGLAAGLAIHRYPFPGKSVLDRVFSSAFAVPTIVLGIGLLQWYAQLGMASSPLTLLLAHLVLTVPYTVRLVLAGLAGLDRSAELAAAGLGAKAPQVFWHVTLPAVRGPLIAGAFFALITSFDDLTIALFVVTTDMQTLPVRIFNYLQYNYDPTVTAVGTVMVLFAAVAVVIIERVVGVAHLFGADPEQ
- a CDS encoding ABC transporter permease, producing MAATARIADGPALRPDDSAPTPKVSQKVTARGPWRTGLLLASPAIAVLALLFIAPLFMLVYNSFRTQAGDPTLQNYTRFLGDSFYRDVLWHTLWIGALTTLGCLVVGYPFAVYLRGRSPRARNYLSLVLLSPLLISMVTRAYGWLVLLGPKGPIADGFHAVGLDAPKMLYNDTAVVVGMVHVMLAYMVLPLMGSLDRIDPALTPAAKGLGASGWTCFWRITVPLSLPGMLAGSLIVFSLTVSSFVTPAILGGPTVKLMPYFVYTEATSNLNWPYAAAIGFVLIVVTTILTAVYARLLRGRGGKEVFA
- a CDS encoding ABC transporter ATP-binding protein; its protein translation is MTAGTETVGKEAAPAGPDTAARAGSTRGRLVLQGIHKALGGKEVVRGIDLTMEPGEFLTLLGPSGCGKSTTLNMVAGHLLPDSGVVEVDGRDITRLPANRRAMGMVFQSYALFPHMTVAENIAFGLRMRKVGAAQRRRRAAEALELVGLDGMGERYPRQLSGGQRQRTALARALIVEPDLLLLDEPFSNLDAQLRVRLREEVAALQRRVGTTTILVTHDQDEALAVSDRIAVMAEGTIHQLDAPETVYLRPATDFVAQFVGEVNVLDGIAAGAAAEGHRCRIGDTHLVTATPVGTAPGDGEAVRLYVRPEAVRVLAASEEGRSDRTRIDKAAQPGLPGTVEATRFLGTRIRCVVATAAGRVEATLPFGSEVPRLGEEVICAWQPQHASLTARP
- a CDS encoding ABC transporter substrate-binding protein, with translation MSSALALTIALTGCGSPNPAAGGGSGGALVVAGYGGSFETAFRDSVLPAFEKSCGCKVTYIPGSSTDTVAKLKAQRANPQIDVALVDDGPQAQALEAGLLASVDPKVVPVDDVVPIARMENNSGVGFGLTATGIAYNPEWFEDHGIPKPTTWEDLANPKLKDKVVLPSITNTYGVGLLVGASKANGGSEKDVDPGLTAVKKIAQNAATFDTTADVSNYFLQGQAAASVWGVSRTSTLAEKDFPIEFVYPKDGAIGLVTTANVVKKAPHEEVAQKFVAHLLEPSVQQTLAKATYDGSVVKGVKEDPALKNKVVSADKVDSLLRLDWKTINKNRSAWTDQWNKQVESK
- a CDS encoding GntR family transcriptional regulator, which codes for MAERDLPLYEQIRRELEGNIRDGRWAPGTRVPTEAELGEQFGVSRITVQRALRDLADAGLVVRYRRHGTFVAQTTDEENLLRSAGVLTSGPETHGDHRVISAKVLPAGGAALRLPGLDDNDAVVQLDRHKLSADGSRVTGTELAVLPFRIAPDLLDQDLVTITSHMYLRDRGVPLQRSRLYVEPYALDEEHAELFGLKPGTAVFRWLRVTWAENDEVVEHLEIILPTDTSRFYVETSLPGPLG
- a CDS encoding FAD-binding protein → MEQGMTVTPQNQQRAVAALKAHLPADRVLTAGPEYAAGTALWNGAVASRPAILPRYTSTAEVQTGVRAARELGLPLSVRGGGHDWAGRALSDQGLTLDLTPMSSGHVDVEAAGRPLPEGPGRTMCSPPPTRTAWSPPPAPSAPWAWPDRPCAAEVATSAW
- a CDS encoding DUF6924 domain-containing protein, which codes for MHDTAMLPTIDFTHHDFEAEALVVRTDYSDDAAWRTVVGLLNQPDDNGFEVRTFLLDDRAFAGAGPDDVISAAAAEPALEVVFLADAATMTGDHPLLAVSTRSQELEDGDMELDRAFRLTPPDVNLMHVNLAIGHMDFWEFAYHAARAADRVLRL
- a CDS encoding alpha-L-arabinofuranosidase C-terminal domain-containing protein, whose product is MARGRRSRLGRSGRPRLHLRPAQRKNPLRRRTPRRGPKDYPEYSCAMSHALYMASQSRVDLGSFQHATTVDVSVVAGRTYHDFNDAEHPDAVTIKKSRATTHGTSLTWTFPAHSVTLLQFSPEKAGATSSDKKRTSHA